A single window of Syntrophus aciditrophicus SB DNA harbors:
- a CDS encoding glycosyltransferase family 4 protein: MPILFAFILSLIVTIVLIPVLISGAKRTSAYDLPGERKVHTHPVPRIGGVAMAVGAFVPILLYGNQEAAAWPFLAGAAVLVAFGLIDDLIGMHWKIKFAGQIIAALVVVLYGGLRITHLGSLQPDSLVLTEWIGAFLAVFAIVGVTNAINLADGLDGLAGGLTLLMLLCIGFLAWKGQDLFIVLACAALSGAIFGFLRYNTYPATIFMGDTGSQLLGFSAVCLSLALTQGNKALSPILPLLIIGGPILDTVTVMVSRIAEGRSPFSADKGHFHHRLMGLGFYHTEAVFVLYVVQSLLVLAAYRFRFYSEWLLLGGYLAFSALFLIVLHRAEASGWNVRQFTGIDRVKRRLRQLREGGIFIRLVFEPLRITIICLLVLLAFLSREIPGYFALFTAAGAAVLTGSWFFFRKQTPWILTTLLYLSIPFLLYFAETSPVPWMQGTLHYLYELSFLLVAALGFLTLRLTRRRQGFRTNTMDYLLLFITLVLVFLPELRKAFGLLGVKTILLFFTLEIILGEIRRQFGKLTLLTVFVLSVVALRGI; the protein is encoded by the coding sequence ATGCCCATCCTTTTTGCCTTCATTCTGTCCCTGATCGTCACGATCGTGCTCATCCCGGTCCTGATTTCGGGGGCAAAGCGGACTTCCGCCTACGACCTGCCCGGCGAGCGGAAGGTCCATACGCATCCCGTGCCCCGCATCGGGGGGGTGGCCATGGCCGTGGGCGCGTTTGTCCCCATCCTCCTGTATGGCAATCAGGAAGCGGCTGCCTGGCCTTTTCTGGCCGGAGCGGCCGTACTTGTGGCTTTCGGGCTGATCGACGACCTGATCGGAATGCACTGGAAAATCAAGTTCGCCGGGCAGATTATCGCCGCCCTGGTTGTGGTTCTCTATGGGGGGCTCCGGATCACCCACCTGGGATCCCTCCAGCCGGATTCCCTGGTCCTGACGGAATGGATCGGCGCTTTTCTGGCCGTGTTCGCCATCGTGGGGGTGACCAACGCGATCAACCTGGCCGACGGGCTCGATGGCCTGGCGGGCGGGCTCACTCTCCTGATGCTGCTGTGCATCGGCTTTCTCGCCTGGAAGGGTCAGGATCTGTTTATCGTTCTGGCCTGCGCGGCGCTCTCCGGGGCCATCTTCGGGTTCCTGCGGTACAATACCTATCCGGCCACCATTTTCATGGGGGACACGGGCAGCCAGCTCCTTGGATTCTCGGCAGTCTGCCTGTCTCTTGCCCTGACCCAGGGGAATAAGGCCCTGAGCCCCATCCTGCCGCTCCTCATTATCGGCGGTCCCATCCTGGATACCGTGACCGTCATGGTCTCGCGCATTGCGGAGGGGCGGTCTCCCTTCTCGGCGGACAAGGGGCACTTCCACCATCGGCTCATGGGGCTGGGCTTCTATCACACCGAGGCGGTTTTTGTCCTTTATGTCGTTCAGTCCCTGCTGGTGCTGGCAGCCTACCGGTTCCGGTTTTATTCGGAATGGCTTCTTCTCGGGGGCTACCTGGCCTTTTCCGCTCTTTTCCTGATCGTCCTGCACCGGGCTGAAGCCTCGGGCTGGAACGTCCGACAGTTTACCGGCATCGACCGGGTCAAGAGGCGCCTGCGGCAGCTGCGGGAAGGGGGGATTTTTATTCGGCTCGTCTTCGAGCCCCTGAGGATTACAATCATTTGCCTGCTGGTTCTGCTGGCTTTCCTCTCCCGGGAAATCCCCGGCTATTTCGCCCTCTTCACGGCGGCTGGGGCTGCGGTGCTCACGGGAAGCTGGTTCTTTTTCCGAAAACAGACCCCATGGATCCTGACCACGCTGCTGTACCTCTCTATCCCCTTTCTGCTCTACTTTGCCGAAACCAGTCCGGTTCCCTGGATGCAGGGGACCCTGCACTATCTTTATGAACTTTCCTTTCTGCTCGTGGCCGCTCTGGGCTTCCTGACACTGCGTCTGACCCGTCGCCGCCAGGGCTTCAGGACGAACACCATGGATTATCTGCTCCTCTTCATTACGCTGGTGCTGGTCTTTCTGCCGGAGCTGCGGAAGGCGTTCGGGCTGTTGGGGGTAAAAACGATCCTGCTGTTCTTTACCCTGGAAATTATTCTGGGCGAAATCCGGAGGCAATTTGGCAAGCTGACCCTGCTGACCGTTTTCGTCCTGAGCGTTGTCGCACTTCGAGGAATTTAA
- a CDS encoding glycosyltransferase family 4 protein, whose product MPVFDVLNRMTNGELHVIYGKEVTPCRVQKKISAVLGSQGIGLEGEKRIGPKVLSGYANETLRIVYQPGALSALKRIKPDVVVGDGFFQWTAFALAYRILYGIPLVVCYERTAYTERKAQWYRSVYRNLVLKFVGAMSCNGKLSKEYAQSLGMDSRRITTGHMVADTDNLKQRTAEISNAQCQDLRASWGAPKMVFLSVGRLVALKGFSHLLEGWSKFSGAYDGTSALVIVGSGPEYAALHELIKRMTLKSVHLVGDVDYDQIATYYASADIFVMPTLEDNWSLVVPEAMACGLPVICSIYNGCWPELVQEGRNGWVFDPLQRDSIVRTLTKALSSVDDLPRMGSESRSIVANHTPEHAAKAIWDACKIALGTKHL is encoded by the coding sequence GTGCCAGTATTCGATGTGCTCAATCGAATGACGAATGGGGAGCTCCACGTCATTTATGGGAAGGAAGTTACTCCTTGTCGAGTTCAGAAAAAAATTTCCGCAGTTCTTGGGTCTCAGGGGATCGGGCTTGAGGGTGAAAAGAGAATAGGGCCAAAAGTGTTGAGCGGGTATGCGAATGAAACATTGCGAATTGTTTATCAGCCGGGTGCACTGTCAGCGCTGAAAAGGATAAAGCCTGATGTAGTCGTTGGGGATGGTTTCTTTCAATGGACAGCTTTCGCGTTAGCTTACAGGATTCTGTATGGCATCCCTCTTGTGGTTTGTTATGAGCGGACTGCATACACGGAAAGAAAAGCTCAATGGTATCGAAGTGTATATCGAAACTTAGTGCTTAAATTTGTTGGGGCGATGTCCTGCAACGGAAAGCTGTCGAAAGAATACGCTCAATCGCTCGGGATGGATAGCAGAAGAATAACTACGGGGCACATGGTAGCTGATACAGATAACTTAAAGCAGCGGACAGCTGAGATCAGCAATGCACAATGCCAGGATTTGCGGGCATCCTGGGGAGCACCGAAGATGGTGTTTCTTTCAGTAGGTCGCTTGGTTGCACTAAAGGGATTCAGCCACCTGCTGGAAGGATGGTCAAAATTTTCGGGAGCTTACGACGGGACAAGTGCTCTTGTAATTGTAGGTTCAGGCCCTGAGTATGCCGCGCTTCATGAACTGATCAAACGTATGACACTGAAATCCGTACATTTGGTTGGTGATGTGGATTACGATCAGATTGCAACCTATTACGCTTCTGCAGATATCTTCGTCATGCCGACCTTGGAGGATAATTGGAGCCTTGTGGTGCCCGAAGCCATGGCGTGCGGTTTGCCGGTTATCTGCTCAATTTACAATGGGTGTTGGCCGGAGCTGGTGCAGGAGGGCCGTAACGGATGGGTTTTCGATCCTCTGCAGCGGGACAGCATCGTTCGAACTTTGACAAAGGCCCTGAGCAGTGTGGACGACTTGCCACGGATGGGCTCCGAATCACGTTCAATTGTCGCGAATCATACACCTGAACATGCCGCCAAGGCCATATGGGATGCATGCAAAATTGCACTGGGAACAAAGCACTTGTAA
- a CDS encoding glycosyltransferase family 4 protein, with protein MKILFVHNDYAKPSGEEHAVQNIAGLLTSHGHQISWLRTSSDVIGDSASQKIKAFFSGIYSTDSRRRMESLLDQGKYDLVQVQNLYPFLSPSVLAPCRTRGIPIVMRCPNYRLFCPNGLHLSHGQVCERCVGGREWQCILRNCLDGRLKSAGYAVRNAFARMTRMILDNVTIFVVLSEFQKRRFMDAGIPAERIEILPNIAPKMDGNVDENDESDAISFVGRVSPEKGILEFLDAARKLPRNRFVVAGSTDAMPEVTRLAPANVEFTGFLRGKDLDDIFYRSRLLVFPSLWFEGFPNVVAQAMACGKPVVAMKIGALAEIVEDGKTGLLCDLEDRDELAQKIDFLWNRPDLCREMGKAGREKALAEYSEEKFYSRLMKIYEKALKR; from the coding sequence ATGAAAATCCTTTTCGTTCATAACGACTATGCCAAGCCAAGCGGTGAAGAGCATGCGGTTCAGAACATTGCCGGCCTTCTGACGTCTCACGGTCATCAGATTTCCTGGCTGAGAACCAGCTCCGACGTCATTGGGGATTCTGCATCTCAAAAGATAAAGGCTTTCTTTTCGGGAATTTACAGCACAGATTCCCGAAGGCGAATGGAAAGTCTTCTGGACCAGGGGAAATATGATCTCGTTCAGGTACAGAACCTCTATCCGTTTCTTTCACCTTCTGTCCTTGCACCTTGCCGGACCCGTGGGATTCCCATAGTCATGCGCTGTCCAAATTATCGGTTGTTCTGTCCCAATGGATTGCACTTATCGCACGGCCAGGTGTGCGAGCGCTGCGTGGGCGGCCGGGAATGGCAATGCATTCTTCGAAACTGCCTTGACGGCCGATTGAAAAGTGCCGGTTACGCGGTTCGGAATGCGTTTGCAAGAATGACCAGGATGATTCTCGACAATGTCACGATATTCGTTGTCCTTTCGGAGTTTCAGAAACGGCGCTTCATGGATGCGGGTATTCCGGCTGAACGAATTGAAATCCTGCCGAATATTGCGCCGAAAATGGATGGGAATGTCGACGAAAATGATGAGAGTGACGCCATTTCTTTTGTTGGAAGAGTGAGCCCCGAGAAAGGCATTCTGGAGTTTCTCGATGCCGCCCGCAAGCTTCCCCGGAATCGGTTCGTTGTTGCCGGCAGTACGGATGCCATGCCGGAAGTCACAAGACTGGCTCCCGCCAATGTTGAATTTACTGGGTTTTTGCGGGGGAAGGATCTGGATGACATATTCTACAGGAGCAGGCTGCTTGTTTTCCCCAGTCTCTGGTTTGAAGGGTTCCCGAATGTGGTGGCCCAGGCGATGGCCTGCGGCAAACCCGTGGTCGCCATGAAAATCGGGGCTCTGGCGGAGATCGTGGAAGATGGGAAGACAGGTCTGCTGTGTGATCTGGAAGACAGGGATGAACTGGCTCAGAAGATCGATTTTCTGTGGAACAGGCCGGATCTTTGCCGGGAAATGGGAAAGGCCGGTCGAGAGAAAGCCCTGGCTGAGTATTCCGAAGAAAAGTTCTATTCCCGCCTGATGAAAATTTACGAGAAAGCCCTGAAGCGCTGA
- a CDS encoding tetratricopeptide repeat protein, which produces MRKLFSLGMAFLILASLAVACSGPEEKKMKFFNKGKSLYEKGEFVKAGLEFRNAIQIDPKYADAHYMLGMVELRKGNLKNAYGSFSKAVELNPNLTDAHIQLGNLYLAARQPDKALKKAETVLQLSPGNEDALLLKAAALIALKDSADALAILRDMRQRGVKRPELFLLLASSHLQNNSIKEAQDALNTGIADNPKAVILYLTLADLYTRDKKIDEAAATLQKVIALEPKNSRYRLTLAGLYWHVGQNDKAVATLQEVVAAEPANEEGRLQVGGFYIARGRFADAERELKAGIQAIPKSFKLRFALSDLYLNTGMPDRAISLLNECLALEKDAGNPQILQTKNALARIHLARQEVKEASRYVDEVIKENSKDVDAHFTKGNIALLKRDGAGAVAEFRTVTSERPQLIPGHIRLAEAHMLNKEYNLASDTLEKALKANPRSAPLLSAPLVQVYMKQKKYESALALLEERIQQNPGDAFALNLRGQVYNAQGDELKAAESYRQAMAVYEKVLQKQPENWVAANDLAFLLSEYGSKPGDLDRALALARKAYGRNAENPAVLDTLGWIYYKKGDYRQAEALIVKAINKAPESVMLNYHLGMIQLKTGQAEQGKQRLNFAVRSGDGFAGRPDALKALGMQ; this is translated from the coding sequence ATGAGAAAACTGTTTTCCCTGGGAATGGCTTTCCTGATCCTGGCCAGTCTGGCTGTTGCCTGCAGCGGACCGGAGGAGAAAAAAATGAAGTTCTTCAACAAGGGAAAGTCGCTCTACGAAAAAGGCGAGTTCGTCAAGGCGGGGCTGGAATTCCGCAACGCCATCCAGATCGATCCCAAATATGCCGACGCCCATTACATGCTGGGGATGGTGGAACTGCGGAAAGGCAATCTGAAGAACGCCTACGGGTCTTTCTCCAAGGCGGTGGAGCTGAACCCGAACCTGACGGACGCCCACATCCAGCTTGGAAATCTGTATCTGGCAGCCCGCCAGCCGGACAAGGCGCTGAAAAAGGCGGAAACGGTCCTGCAGTTGTCGCCCGGCAACGAGGATGCCCTGCTTCTCAAGGCGGCGGCCCTGATTGCCTTGAAGGACAGCGCCGATGCGCTGGCGATTCTGCGGGACATGCGTCAGCGGGGCGTGAAACGTCCGGAACTCTTTCTTCTGCTGGCTTCCTCTCATCTTCAGAACAACAGCATCAAAGAAGCCCAGGATGCCCTGAATACAGGGATTGCGGACAATCCCAAGGCTGTCATCCTCTATCTGACCCTGGCGGACCTGTACACGCGGGATAAGAAGATCGACGAGGCGGCGGCGACCCTCCAGAAGGTTATCGCCCTGGAGCCGAAAAACAGCCGCTACCGGCTGACCCTGGCGGGCCTTTACTGGCATGTCGGCCAAAACGACAAGGCGGTGGCGACTCTCCAGGAGGTTGTGGCAGCCGAACCCGCCAATGAAGAAGGGCGTCTGCAGGTCGGGGGATTCTACATCGCCCGCGGCCGCTTTGCCGACGCGGAGCGTGAACTGAAAGCGGGCATCCAGGCGATCCCCAAAAGCTTCAAACTGCGTTTTGCCCTGAGCGATCTTTACCTCAACACCGGAATGCCGGACCGGGCCATATCCCTTCTGAACGAGTGCCTCGCCCTGGAGAAAGATGCCGGCAACCCGCAGATTCTGCAGACGAAAAACGCCCTGGCCCGGATTCATCTGGCCCGGCAGGAAGTAAAGGAGGCGTCCCGGTATGTGGATGAAGTGATCAAGGAAAACAGCAAGGACGTGGACGCCCATTTCACGAAAGGCAACATTGCCCTGCTCAAGCGGGATGGGGCCGGCGCCGTTGCCGAGTTCCGCACCGTAACCAGTGAGAGGCCCCAGCTCATCCCCGGGCATATCCGCCTGGCGGAGGCCCACATGCTGAATAAGGAATACAACCTCGCTTCGGATACCCTGGAGAAGGCCCTGAAGGCGAATCCCCGGTCGGCGCCGCTCCTCTCGGCTCCTCTGGTGCAGGTTTACATGAAGCAGAAGAAATATGAATCCGCCCTGGCCCTGCTGGAAGAACGGATTCAGCAGAATCCGGGCGACGCCTTCGCGCTCAACCTGAGAGGGCAGGTCTACAACGCGCAGGGCGACGAGCTCAAGGCGGCGGAGTCCTATCGGCAGGCAATGGCGGTGTACGAGAAAGTCCTGCAGAAGCAGCCGGAGAATTGGGTTGCAGCCAACGATCTGGCATTTCTGCTCAGCGAATACGGCAGCAAACCCGGCGATCTGGACCGGGCGCTGGCCCTGGCCCGGAAGGCCTACGGGCGGAACGCGGAAAATCCCGCGGTGCTCGATACCCTCGGCTGGATTTATTACAAAAAGGGCGACTACCGCCAGGCCGAAGCACTGATCGTCAAGGCCATCAACAAGGCGCCTGAAAGTGTCATGCTCAATTATCACCTGGGGATGATCCAGCTCAAAACGGGTCAGGCCGAGCAGGGAAAGCAGAGGCTGAACTTTGCGGTACGCAGCGGCGATGGGTTTGCCGGCCGGCCGGATGCCCTCAAGGCATTGGGAATGCAGTGA
- a CDS encoding WecB/TagA/CpsF family glycosyltransferase translates to MAQTGTQSLFGYRISNRGLSGDIEFASQALLGRSRPFVVACANPHSLVVASRDSEFRDALQDADLLLPDGSGMILAASILKLPLRQKVAGFDFFYNFCNAAAGQSGQIRFFFLGASPFVLERIVSRLNTEFPSIFVSGTYSPPFKDLFTAQDNAAMIEAINRSEADVLWVGMTAPKQEKWIRQNRDRLNVRLACAVGAVFDFYAGTKKRSSPFWLKLGLEWLPRLLKEPVRLWERNFKSTPVFLSWVAREKIRQIGRKNPD, encoded by the coding sequence ATGGCACAAACCGGCACCCAGAGCTTGTTCGGCTATCGCATCAGCAACCGCGGCCTGAGTGGGGATATCGAGTTTGCCTCTCAAGCCCTTCTGGGAAGATCGCGGCCTTTCGTCGTAGCCTGTGCAAATCCTCATTCGCTGGTTGTGGCTTCGCGGGATTCGGAATTCCGGGATGCGCTGCAGGATGCGGATCTGTTGCTGCCCGATGGTTCCGGCATGATTCTGGCCGCGAGCATTCTGAAATTGCCCCTGCGGCAGAAAGTGGCGGGTTTCGATTTTTTTTACAATTTCTGCAACGCCGCCGCCGGCCAGAGCGGGCAAATCCGATTTTTTTTCCTCGGGGCATCGCCGTTTGTCCTGGAGCGTATCGTCTCCAGACTGAATACTGAGTTTCCTTCCATTTTCGTTTCCGGCACCTATTCACCTCCTTTCAAAGACTTGTTTACGGCACAGGACAATGCAGCCATGATCGAGGCCATCAACCGATCCGAAGCGGATGTCCTGTGGGTGGGCATGACCGCGCCCAAGCAGGAAAAGTGGATCCGGCAGAATAGAGACCGTTTGAATGTGCGGCTTGCCTGTGCTGTCGGGGCGGTTTTTGACTTTTATGCAGGCACGAAAAAGAGGTCGTCTCCTTTCTGGCTGAAACTCGGTCTTGAATGGCTGCCCCGCTTGCTGAAAGAACCGGTAAGGCTCTGGGAAAGGAATTTTAAATCGACTCCTGTCTTTCTCTCCTGGGTCGCAAGAGAAAAAATCCGCCAGATCGGGCGGAAAAACCCGGATTGA
- the xrtD gene encoding VPLPA-CTERM-specific exosortase XrtD yields the protein MPMNEILTFLKSVKPASWLKGILYSLLIVLIYRSSLQWLILRDWPREDYSYACLIPLVVLYLLWEKRSELISTPSTPSWMGLFPLGVGLVLFWLGELGGEFFAQYISLWLVIVGVCWMHLGWRKLKTVGFAFIMMLAMFPFPYFINAKISLTLKLLSSQLGVWMLQLYGMSAYREGNVIDLGFTQLQVVDACSGLRYLFPLMILSLIVAYWFKGRFWKKAVLFLSSIPIAIVVNSFRIALTGVLYSFWGPAVAEGFFHGFSGWLIFLFTTAILLAEMWVLKKIGKGMEKDEESIRSEVGQAADNAAGASVGWSRSFLQPQFIAVGVVLGLTLGLSQGVEFREKIPIKQSLDQFPLQVGEWSGTRETMEQQFIDELDFSDYVMVTYRDRQNQTVHFYTAYYENQQKGESIHSPESCLPGSGWKFSRAEEIALAAGNGASLRVNRVVMEKEGERQLAYYWFAQRGRVLTKLYQLKLYNFWDALTRQRTDGALIRVITPIAGSEKPEDADTRLRGFLNEAIPLLPEFIPN from the coding sequence ATGCCAATGAATGAAATTCTGACTTTCCTGAAAAGCGTCAAGCCGGCAAGCTGGCTGAAAGGAATTCTCTATAGCCTTCTCATCGTCCTGATCTACCGGTCCAGTCTCCAGTGGCTGATCCTTCGCGACTGGCCGAGGGAAGACTATTCTTACGCCTGCCTCATCCCCCTGGTTGTCCTCTATCTGCTTTGGGAAAAGAGAAGCGAGCTGATATCAACGCCTTCAACGCCATCCTGGATGGGGCTGTTCCCTCTGGGCGTGGGATTGGTCCTGTTCTGGCTGGGCGAACTGGGGGGCGAGTTTTTTGCCCAGTATATTTCCCTGTGGCTTGTGATCGTCGGCGTGTGCTGGATGCATCTGGGCTGGCGGAAGCTGAAGACCGTCGGTTTTGCCTTCATCATGATGCTGGCCATGTTTCCGTTCCCCTATTTCATCAACGCGAAGATCTCCCTGACCCTGAAGCTCCTTTCCTCCCAGCTTGGCGTCTGGATGCTGCAACTTTACGGGATGTCGGCCTATCGGGAAGGGAACGTCATCGATCTCGGCTTTACGCAGTTGCAGGTCGTCGATGCCTGCAGCGGCCTGCGCTATCTTTTCCCGCTGATGATCCTGAGCCTCATCGTGGCTTACTGGTTCAAGGGCCGTTTCTGGAAAAAGGCGGTTCTTTTCCTCTCGTCCATTCCCATCGCCATTGTTGTGAACAGCTTCCGGATTGCCCTGACGGGGGTGCTGTACAGTTTCTGGGGGCCTGCCGTGGCGGAGGGATTCTTTCATGGATTTTCGGGCTGGCTGATTTTTCTGTTCACCACGGCAATCCTGCTGGCAGAAATGTGGGTGTTGAAGAAGATCGGGAAAGGGATGGAGAAGGACGAGGAATCCATACGATCAGAGGTTGGCCAGGCGGCGGATAATGCGGCAGGGGCCTCGGTTGGCTGGAGCCGCTCTTTCCTTCAGCCCCAGTTTATCGCCGTGGGAGTGGTTCTGGGGTTGACGCTGGGCTTGTCGCAGGGCGTGGAATTCCGGGAAAAGATACCCATCAAGCAGTCTCTCGATCAATTTCCTCTTCAGGTGGGCGAATGGAGCGGCACCCGGGAAACCATGGAACAGCAGTTTATCGATGAACTGGATTTCAGTGACTATGTCATGGTTACCTACCGGGATCGACAGAACCAGACGGTTCACTTTTACACCGCCTATTATGAAAATCAGCAGAAGGGGGAATCCATCCATTCACCCGAAAGCTGTCTGCCCGGGAGCGGATGGAAATTCAGCCGGGCGGAGGAGATCGCCCTGGCGGCTGGAAACGGCGCTTCCCTGCGGGTCAATCGAGTTGTCATGGAAAAGGAAGGAGAACGGCAGTTGGCCTATTACTGGTTCGCCCAGCGGGGCCGCGTGCTGACCAAGCTCTATCAGTTGAAGCTTTATAACTTCTGGGATGCCCTGACACGGCAGCGGACCGATGGCGCGCTGATCCGGGTGATCACACCCATTGCGGGCTCGGAAAAGCCGGAAGACGCGGACACGCGGCTTCGAGGTTTCCTGAATGAGGCCATTCCTCTGCTTCCCGAATTCATCCCCAATTGA
- a CDS encoding phenylacetate--CoA ligase family protein has product MYTNWLEKRLYQGVFYKINLFNKGISEEMLATYYGRDLLTQNQIAEIQNEKLREFLKYCNDNSPYYHKQIQEHSVNLRAEDMFAELRKIPSISKMEITRNLESIFSREYVGRKGLIAKFTGGSTGTPLEIWGNHDDYRENNVIIARQRRWVNWVGGMKTMTLFGGSVDLPSSLRRITKRVLINDTILNIMDRSNTDFSSIVAVIRKKTPHALIAYFSILKELSQVCECEKRPLSGINVAIACAEPIEERARRHAEQWLNAPIYFQYGTRETGTFAQECRAQNGYHYAQDIIFCEVLDDDDNPCEFGNLVITWFANKVVPLVRYKIGDSASIVTEACACGLPYHRIDRIEGRMASMIITPDNRRITSLIFPHLLKDYDWIIEYQAEQTAKDHIVIRIRTNRKSSISDALEDIKKKFNELLGRDICLEFKINEDFLKVPTGKHLYFVSHLNSIPGCTE; this is encoded by the coding sequence ATGTATACGAATTGGTTGGAAAAGCGACTCTACCAGGGAGTCTTTTATAAGATAAACCTGTTCAACAAGGGAATATCTGAGGAAATGCTTGCGACCTATTACGGAAGGGATCTTTTAACTCAGAATCAAATAGCAGAAATCCAAAATGAAAAGCTAAGAGAATTCTTGAAGTATTGTAATGACAACTCTCCCTATTACCACAAACAGATTCAAGAACATTCCGTGAATCTGAGAGCCGAAGACATGTTTGCGGAACTTCGAAAGATTCCATCCATAAGTAAAATGGAAATTACCCGGAATTTGGAAAGCATCTTTTCTAGAGAATATGTGGGAAGAAAAGGTTTGATTGCAAAGTTTACGGGAGGATCGACGGGGACTCCGTTGGAAATCTGGGGGAATCATGACGATTATCGCGAAAATAATGTAATCATAGCCAGGCAGAGACGATGGGTAAACTGGGTGGGAGGAATGAAAACGATGACTTTGTTTGGCGGATCTGTCGATCTACCAAGCAGTCTTCGGCGCATTACGAAAAGGGTTCTCATCAACGATACCATATTGAACATAATGGACCGGTCGAATACCGATTTTTCGTCAATTGTAGCCGTTATTCGAAAGAAGACCCCTCACGCTTTAATAGCATATTTCAGCATACTCAAAGAATTGTCTCAGGTTTGTGAATGTGAAAAGCGGCCATTATCGGGTATCAACGTTGCCATTGCCTGTGCGGAACCGATAGAGGAACGTGCACGACGACATGCTGAACAATGGCTTAATGCACCGATCTACTTTCAGTATGGCACCAGAGAAACCGGAACCTTCGCACAGGAATGCAGAGCGCAGAATGGTTATCATTATGCACAGGATATAATCTTTTGCGAGGTTCTTGACGATGACGACAATCCTTGTGAGTTCGGTAATCTGGTGATTACGTGGTTCGCAAACAAGGTCGTGCCACTCGTTCGTTACAAAATCGGTGATTCCGCTTCCATCGTGACTGAAGCCTGTGCATGTGGGTTGCCCTACCACAGGATCGATAGAATAGAAGGGCGCATGGCTTCCATGATCATAACGCCTGACAATCGCAGGATCACATCTCTTATATTCCCACACTTGTTGAAAGATTATGACTGGATCATTGAATATCAGGCTGAACAAACTGCGAAAGACCACATTGTCATAAGAATAAGAACCAATAGGAAAAGCAGTATTTCGGATGCGTTAGAAGACATCAAAAAGAAATTCAATGAACTGCTTGGTAGAGACATATGTTTGGAATTCAAGATAAATGAAGATTTCCTCAAAGTTCCCACTGGAAAGCACCTATACTTTGTATCCCATCTGAATTCGATTCCGGGATGCACAGAGTAA